In Lentilitoribacter sp. Alg239-R112, the following proteins share a genomic window:
- a CDS encoding DUF2853 family protein, whose amino-acid sequence MSDYLADVQKYDSGADEAVVKKIVSHLGIALRNKDSSMVACSDTSELDRVVEKWCGKKLGVTGDKAEDAVSKTCETMSDDRSKSRVTFYYLVAKELGKLGELAS is encoded by the coding sequence ATGAGTGATTATCTAGCAGACGTACAAAAATATGATTCCGGTGCGGACGAAGCCGTTGTAAAGAAGATCGTAAGTCATCTTGGCATTGCGCTTCGCAACAAAGATTCATCAATGGTAGCGTGCTCAGACACAAGTGAACTTGATCGCGTTGTTGAAAAATGGTGTGGCAAAAAACTAGGTGTCACAGGTGATAAAGCTGAGGACGCTGTTTCAAAAACTTGCGAAACAATGAGCGATGATCGTTCAAAATCTCGCGTCACATTTTACTACCTTGTTGCCAAAGAACTTGGCAAACTAGGTGAGTTAGCAAGCTAA
- a CDS encoding dihydrofolate reductase — protein sequence MNNMTISMIAAVSKNGIIGRDGDMPWRLSTDLKRFKKVTMGCPIIIGRKTFQSFGGRPLPGRQNIVVSRSPFEAEGITNTHSLEDAIGIASSTAKKTNKNEIFIAGGGQIYELALEYSSRLYITHIDAKIDGDTKFPKIDSNIWKISHEEYIPTGEKDNYATRYVIYDRLET from the coding sequence ATGAATAATATGACGATATCAATGATAGCAGCCGTCTCCAAAAACGGTATTATTGGCCGTGATGGTGATATGCCTTGGCGGCTCTCAACCGATCTCAAACGTTTTAAGAAGGTAACTATGGGTTGCCCTATTATTATCGGCCGGAAGACTTTTCAGTCCTTTGGTGGTCGCCCCCTCCCTGGAAGACAAAATATTGTTGTTTCTAGAAGCCCGTTTGAAGCGGAAGGCATTACCAATACGCACTCACTCGAAGATGCTATTGGGATTGCAAGTTCAACGGCTAAGAAAACCAATAAGAACGAAATCTTTATTGCCGGCGGCGGTCAAATATACGAGCTAGCTCTGGAGTACTCCAGTCGTTTATACATTACCCACATTGATGCCAAGATTGATGGCGATACGAAATTTCCAAAAATTGATTCGAATATCTGGAAAATATCTCATGAAGAGTATATTCCAACAGGTGAAAAAGATAATTACGCGACGCGATATGTGATCTATGATCGCTTAGAGACGTAA
- a CDS encoding thymidylate synthase — MQQYLDLLKHVMKNGHDKGDRTGTGTRSVFGHQMRFDLSETFPVLTTKKLHLRSIIHELLWFLQGDTNIKYLKDNGVRIWDEWADENGDLGPVYGAQWRSWPTPNGESIDQITKLIDSIKNNPNSRRHIVSAWNPALVDEMALPPCHCLFQFYIADGKLSCQLYQRSADIFLGVPFNIASYALLTLMLAQVTGLKPGEFVHTLGDAHIYHNHFKQTELQLTRTPTQLPTMWINPDITDLFDFKFEDFKLENYDAEPNIKAPIAV; from the coding sequence ATGCAGCAATATCTCGATCTGTTAAAGCATGTAATGAAAAATGGGCATGACAAGGGTGACCGCACAGGAACTGGTACGCGTTCGGTATTCGGCCATCAAATGCGATTTGACCTTTCAGAAACGTTTCCTGTTCTAACGACAAAGAAACTGCATTTGCGCTCAATAATTCATGAACTTTTATGGTTTTTGCAAGGCGATACGAACATAAAGTACCTTAAAGACAACGGCGTACGTATTTGGGATGAGTGGGCCGATGAAAACGGCGATCTTGGGCCTGTCTATGGTGCACAATGGCGATCTTGGCCCACTCCAAATGGAGAAAGTATCGACCAGATAACAAAACTTATTGATAGCATCAAAAATAATCCAAACTCACGCCGACATATCGTATCCGCATGGAATCCAGCTTTGGTCGATGAGATGGCGCTACCACCCTGCCATTGCTTGTTCCAGTTCTATATTGCTGATGGCAAACTGTCTTGCCAGCTCTACCAACGATCCGCGGACATATTCTTGGGTGTCCCGTTTAACATCGCCTCTTACGCATTACTGACACTTATGCTTGCGCAAGTCACAGGCCTCAAACCAGGTGAATTTGTCCACACATTGGGAGATGCTCATATTTATCACAATCATTTCAAACAGACAGAGTTGCAATTAACGCGAACACCAACACAGTTGCCAACGATGTGGATTAATCCAGACATCACCGACCTTTTTGATTTCAAATTCGAAGACTTCAAATTGGAGAACTACGACGCTGAACCGAATATAAAAGCACCGATTGCTGTTTAG
- a CDS encoding AsmA-like C-terminal region-containing protein has protein sequence MILVRLFIFFGGLLALGLIALLVGPYFIDWSDYRSDFQKQASRILGQKVIVNGDAELRILPFPSLTFNDLTVGENASGQPMMTAKQFEADLEITPFLSGEILIFDMKIVEPDLTVTLLEDGTLDWALRSEKQLAGNTLVLENIIVSNGKITLVDLQNQRRKRVSGINATLAAPEISGPWNINGSAILEDHTFNYTLNTGIANEDGHIRLRSKLSIDGFPLQLESEGDAKIINNKPSYLGKFSVAKQSDKNVLNTSAEFRSLLSLNIKGEFKANSERLDIPTYRLTSGKTSDPYIVEGKALIDTGSKPEFSITAKGQQIDLTQLAATKNQEKPHTDITSGFIRLSEIAQDIPIPDMPGQIDLSLPAVVAGQTTIREVELRARPMDRGWYLDRFEAKLPGRTSIEARGSLQLSESPSFEGNMLVASRQPSGFSSWLIGSVDPVIRKMGTAGFSANVLINEKIQRLENLELILGTAIINGKAERQSLPKRKPSLTVNLIGDEIDLDRIAAVARLINLDKTIDESGGLLNHDVAVQVDAKVMKYTHLSAKEVAAIATWRSGSLNLDKITFGNFAGAKGRLFGSLENLFEKPTGSIDFNFSANSANDIFSLAGSISNRHPVVERLRRNQSYFSNMDLTGNLTIADDQIPEFILNGKINESEITLIAKGAENFGAILASPSTASFAANVTASNPQSAKLLSQLGFEVLPFDFEESAEINLEISQLNSTNTDVAAKLTSGSTRVALEGTLLSDENEDISLATGEFALEVNSDDIEPLLLSLGQNPPAIGTGQPLKFSADMQTSGEVIGLKNIQGNADGNEFSGELVFDSSKRNLRVNGHLNVDQLELEWFYELALGVRIQTLSDETWNSTSFLPPYEFTPHAELKLSANKLLIPNTETVENFSSKIAIGPGDIAISDISGQWFSGEFLGDLSISNPDGKAFASLKGTLTGADLNHFTWINNEQPVFEGEIDILGHIEGAGTSLSTITESLNGGGLYKISNIKISNFNPDILDGLLTNVDKQGLEITPETIADLSRQLVSESDYNIESLSLPFTITGGQQRLSSFKVDDALFSLTGEAKFNIPTRKMDVKVDVLHDPQLEIQTGATSELTYIFDGPIEAPSRSVDANAMSNFLSIRAYERERRRVELLQASILEKQSLRREISLVKDQQFKREEQARLKAEEEARILAEQEALRLAKEKAEQEAEEKRLKALEQARIAEEEKKAKRLAEAQKRAEEEEKAAELKAQLAAEEAERLAKEQEQKAAAAKEEKAKIKTENWENSVERILRGDQDSATIDGIIVLPLNAPTSE, from the coding sequence ATGATTTTAGTTCGGTTGTTTATTTTTTTTGGTGGTTTGCTCGCTCTTGGGCTAATAGCACTTCTCGTCGGCCCGTATTTTATCGATTGGTCAGATTATCGATCAGACTTTCAAAAACAAGCAAGCCGCATATTAGGGCAAAAAGTCATTGTTAATGGTGATGCTGAGCTCCGGATACTCCCTTTCCCGTCCCTCACATTTAATGACTTAACTGTCGGAGAAAACGCCTCCGGTCAACCAATGATGACTGCCAAGCAATTCGAAGCCGATTTAGAAATTACTCCTTTTTTAAGTGGAGAAATTCTAATTTTCGACATGAAGATTGTTGAACCTGATTTGACAGTTACTCTGCTTGAAGATGGAACTCTTGATTGGGCTTTAAGGAGCGAAAAACAACTCGCGGGCAACACGCTGGTTCTAGAAAATATCATAGTATCAAACGGTAAGATCACCCTTGTTGATCTACAAAACCAACGTAGAAAACGTGTTTCCGGTATTAACGCGACACTTGCTGCACCAGAAATTTCCGGTCCGTGGAATATCAACGGTTCAGCTATACTTGAAGATCACACCTTCAACTACACATTAAACACGGGGATAGCCAATGAAGATGGTCATATTCGATTGCGATCCAAACTATCAATCGATGGCTTTCCATTGCAGTTAGAAAGTGAAGGCGATGCCAAAATCATTAACAATAAGCCTTCCTACCTTGGTAAATTTTCCGTAGCAAAACAATCAGATAAGAATGTTCTTAATACGAGTGCAGAATTCAGATCGTTACTTTCATTAAATATCAAAGGTGAATTCAAAGCCAATAGCGAGCGACTTGATATCCCCACTTACAGGCTAACATCAGGAAAAACATCCGATCCTTACATTGTCGAAGGTAAGGCGCTTATTGATACCGGCTCCAAGCCTGAATTTTCAATAACGGCGAAGGGACAACAAATAGATCTAACCCAACTTGCCGCTACAAAAAACCAAGAAAAACCACATACAGATATCACGTCCGGCTTTATTCGATTGAGCGAGATCGCCCAAGATATCCCTATCCCAGACATGCCTGGTCAAATAGATCTATCCCTTCCAGCCGTTGTCGCAGGGCAAACCACTATTCGCGAGGTTGAACTACGAGCAAGACCGATGGACAGAGGCTGGTATCTCGACCGATTTGAAGCGAAATTACCTGGCCGAACGAGCATCGAAGCAAGAGGTAGCCTTCAACTTAGCGAAAGCCCTAGTTTTGAAGGAAACATGCTGGTCGCTTCTCGCCAACCATCAGGATTTTCATCATGGCTAATCGGAAGTGTGGACCCTGTTATACGAAAAATGGGCACAGCAGGCTTTTCAGCAAATGTCCTGATCAATGAAAAAATTCAACGCTTGGAAAATCTGGAACTGATACTCGGCACCGCTATCATTAACGGCAAGGCAGAACGACAAAGTCTTCCTAAACGGAAACCATCACTGACAGTAAATTTGATTGGTGATGAAATTGACTTAGACAGAATAGCTGCCGTAGCAAGACTTATAAATTTGGATAAAACAATTGATGAAAGCGGTGGTCTTCTTAACCATGACGTAGCGGTTCAAGTTGATGCAAAAGTCATGAAATATACCCACCTTTCCGCTAAAGAGGTTGCAGCGATAGCAACTTGGAGGTCGGGAAGTTTAAACCTTGATAAAATTACGTTCGGCAATTTTGCAGGCGCTAAGGGTAGATTGTTTGGCTCGCTTGAGAACCTGTTTGAAAAACCTACCGGGAGTATCGATTTCAATTTTTCTGCCAATAGTGCAAACGATATCTTCTCACTCGCAGGAAGCATATCAAATAGACATCCAGTTGTTGAACGGTTGCGAAGAAATCAATCATATTTTTCCAACATGGACTTAACCGGAAATCTTACAATCGCAGACGATCAAATTCCGGAATTCATACTAAATGGCAAGATCAACGAAAGTGAAATAACTCTCATAGCCAAAGGAGCAGAAAATTTCGGTGCGATATTGGCCAGTCCATCCACCGCATCCTTTGCAGCAAATGTTACCGCAAGCAATCCACAAAGCGCAAAACTATTATCGCAACTAGGTTTTGAAGTTCTACCGTTTGATTTTGAAGAAAGTGCGGAAATTAATCTTGAAATATCTCAACTTAATTCTACTAACACTGATGTAGCAGCAAAACTAACATCCGGCTCTACAAGAGTCGCCCTTGAAGGAACTTTACTATCTGACGAGAACGAGGATATTTCTCTTGCTACTGGTGAATTCGCACTCGAAGTAAACTCTGACGACATTGAACCACTCCTACTCTCTTTAGGCCAAAACCCTCCTGCGATTGGCACCGGACAACCGCTAAAATTTAGTGCAGATATGCAAACCTCTGGTGAGGTCATTGGACTTAAAAACATTCAAGGTAACGCAGACGGAAACGAATTTAGTGGTGAATTGGTATTCGATAGCAGCAAACGAAATTTGCGCGTAAACGGTCATCTTAATGTAGACCAACTAGAGCTAGAATGGTTCTATGAACTAGCGCTCGGCGTTCGCATTCAAACCTTGTCTGATGAGACCTGGAATTCAACATCTTTTCTTCCACCATATGAGTTTACACCTCATGCAGAATTGAAATTATCTGCAAACAAATTGCTCATACCTAACACTGAAACAGTAGAAAATTTCTCGTCTAAGATAGCCATCGGACCGGGTGATATAGCCATATCGGATATATCCGGCCAATGGTTTAGTGGAGAGTTTCTTGGAGACCTGTCCATCTCAAACCCAGACGGGAAAGCATTTGCAAGTTTAAAAGGCACCCTCACCGGTGCTGATCTCAATCATTTCACCTGGATCAATAACGAACAACCGGTGTTTGAAGGCGAGATAGATATTTTAGGCCATATAGAGGGCGCCGGCACAAGCTTATCAACCATCACGGAATCGTTAAATGGAGGAGGGCTTTACAAGATCAGCAATATTAAAATCTCAAATTTCAACCCTGATATTTTAGATGGATTGCTGACCAATGTGGACAAACAAGGCCTTGAGATTACACCCGAAACAATAGCTGATCTGAGTCGTCAGCTCGTATCGGAGAGCGATTACAACATTGAGAGCCTATCCCTGCCCTTTACAATTACTGGTGGACAACAACGGCTTTCAAGCTTCAAAGTTGACGATGCTTTATTTAGTCTCACAGGCGAAGCCAAATTTAACATTCCAACCAGAAAAATGGATGTAAAAGTAGATGTACTTCACGACCCCCAACTTGAAATACAGACAGGCGCAACCTCTGAACTAACCTACATATTTGACGGTCCCATTGAAGCCCCTTCGCGTTCGGTGGATGCCAATGCGATGAGTAACTTTCTATCTATTCGCGCCTATGAGCGAGAACGCAGGCGCGTCGAATTGCTTCAAGCCAGCATCTTGGAAAAACAAAGTCTGCGACGCGAAATTTCACTTGTGAAAGACCAACAGTTCAAACGCGAAGAACAGGCACGTTTAAAAGCAGAGGAAGAAGCTCGTATCTTAGCCGAGCAAGAAGCTTTGAGATTGGCAAAAGAGAAAGCCGAACAAGAAGCAGAGGAAAAACGTTTGAAGGCCTTGGAGCAAGCACGCATTGCCGAGGAGGAAAAGAAGGCAAAACGTTTAGCCGAAGCACAAAAACGTGCCGAGGAGGAAGAAAAGGCCGCTGAACTTAAGGCACAGTTAGCTGCAGAAGAGGCTGAAAGGCTGGCGAAAGAGCAAGAACAAAAAGCTGCTGCCGCAAAAGAAGAGAAGGCTAAGATAAAGACCGAAAACTGGGAAAATTCTGTCGAACGAATTTTAAGAGGTGATCAAGACTCGGCCACGATTGATGGCATTATTGTCTTACCTTTAAATGCGCCAACCAGTGAGTAA
- a CDS encoding SspB family protein — MSQDQIRYDILAQEALRGVIKKVLIETAAAGQLPGEHHFFITFLTTAPGVRISSALQERYPDQMTIVVQHQFWELKVTDTLFEIGLSFSDQPEKLVVPFSAIRGFYDPSVNFELEFDNLITEEEQASEDQADADVQTLETKPVVIEDKTSDDDDEKEQGDASADVVSLDAFRKKT, encoded by the coding sequence ATGTCGCAAGATCAAATTCGTTATGACATCTTGGCACAAGAAGCGCTTAGAGGCGTTATAAAAAAAGTGCTGATCGAGACTGCTGCTGCCGGGCAATTGCCCGGGGAGCATCATTTTTTCATAACCTTTCTTACGACAGCTCCTGGTGTTCGAATTTCAAGCGCTTTGCAAGAACGTTATCCGGATCAGATGACTATCGTTGTTCAACATCAATTTTGGGAGTTGAAAGTTACGGACACATTATTCGAAATCGGGCTTTCGTTTTCTGATCAACCGGAAAAGTTGGTTGTGCCATTCAGTGCTATTAGAGGGTTTTATGATCCTTCGGTTAATTTTGAGCTAGAATTTGATAACTTGATAACTGAAGAAGAGCAGGCAAGTGAAGATCAAGCAGATGCTGATGTTCAGACGCTTGAAACAAAGCCCGTTGTTATTGAAGATAAAACTTCCGATGATGATGATGAAAAAGAGCAAGGTGATGCCAGCGCAGATGTCGTGTCGTTGGATGCTTTTCGCAAAAAAACTTAG
- a CDS encoding DUF4169 family protein — translation MADNVVNLRLVRKQKKRSDKDKVAEQNRISFGRTKSEKKLTDRLNQKAISDIDKKKIED, via the coding sequence ATGGCAGATAATGTTGTTAATCTCAGATTAGTTCGAAAACAAAAGAAGCGCTCGGACAAAGACAAGGTCGCTGAGCAGAATAGAATTAGCTTTGGCCGCACAAAAAGCGAAAAGAAGTTGACCGACCGATTAAATCAGAAAGCAATTTCAGATATCGATAAAAAGAAAATTGAAGATTGA